One genomic region from Pecten maximus chromosome 5, xPecMax1.1, whole genome shotgun sequence encodes:
- the LOC117327354 gene encoding organic cation transporter protein-like: MTFYGLSMNTENIGGDFYLNFMLLGFMDFPSSLLLLLLLNRIGRKKMFCTSMIVGGVSCLSTLFTTTYGGESLHGLTVALVLIGKLGASCAFGSVYILTSELYPTVVRNAGMGACSCFARFGSMIAPYVISSAADIGGTTGKAVPLIVFGSASIAAGLLALLLPETLNKDLPDTIEEGKLFGTPGYDAMKKMGNVNKSFAMEGELSAHAGSV; the protein is encoded by the exons ATGACGTTTTACGGGTTGTCGATGAACACAGAAAATATCGGTGGCGATTTTTACCTGAACTTCATGCTACTTGGGTTTATGGATTTCCCGTCCTCTCTGCTATTGCTACTGTTATTGAATAGAATCGGCAGAAAGAAAATGTTCTGTACGTCTATGATCGTGGGTGGCGTATCGTGTCTATCAACATTGTTTACTACAACCTATGGAGGCGAAT CTCTTCACGGTTTGACTGTCGCTCTGGTGTTGATAGGAAAGCTTGGAGCAAGTTGTGCGTTCGGTAGTGTCTACATATTAACGTCAGAATTGTACCCCACCGTGGTGAGAAATGCCGGTATGGGGGCGTGCTCCTGTTTTGCCCGGTTTGGATCTATGATAGCTCCGTATGTTATTTCATCG GCTGCGGACATTGGAGGGACTACCGGGAAGGCAGTTCCATTGATTGTATTCGGTTCAGCGTCCATTGCCGCCGGGTTACTGGCCCTCCTCCTTCCAGAAACGCTTAACAAAGACTTACCGGACACTATTGAAGAGGGAAAACTATTTGGAAC ACCAGGATACGATGCCATGAAGAAAATGGGAAACGTCAATAAAAGTTTTGCTATGGAAGGAGAATTATCCGCACACGCGGGCAGCGTGTAA